A stretch of Telopea speciosissima isolate NSW1024214 ecotype Mountain lineage chromosome 11, Tspe_v1, whole genome shotgun sequence DNA encodes these proteins:
- the LOC122645094 gene encoding uncharacterized protein LOC122645094, translated as MISVNDDEDLHFRKAEFDPDDCPSDCSRPCEMVCPANAISLELIPGEDESTNGKAACGKFQGGVITERCYGCGRCVPVCPYDKIRAATYVRNAAETAQLLERSDVDAVEIHTSGRQTDSFEELWNRLGDSIWHVKLVAVSLPYIGDSTVPTMNRLFSIMGPRLSCYNLWQLDGRPMSGDIGQGATREAIAFAVHLAALRDRPHGFLQLAGGTNLQTVDGLKKAGLFQKTENGSQKALIGGVAYGGYARKIVGRVLSQIQSHYGLTHIEDHPDYFLDALKGALTLVGTVKCYNFPSEV; from the exons ATGATCAGTGTTAACGACGACGAAGATCTCCACTTCCGCAAAGCTG AATTTGATCCAGATGATTGTCCATCTGACTGTTCAAGACCGTGTGAAATGGTTTGTCCTGCAAATGCAATTTCATTAGAACTGATACCAGGGGAAGATGAATCTACTAATGGTAAAGCTGCATGTGGGAAATTCCAG GGTGGAGTAATAACGGAACGCTGCTATGGTTGTGGCCGGTGCGTTCCTGTATGTCCCTATGATAAAATAA GAGCTGCTACATATGTCAGAAATGCAGCTGAGACAGCTCAACTTCTTGAGAGAAGTGATGTGGATGCTGTAGAGATACATACTAGTGGAAG GCAAACTGATTCTTTTGAAGAACTATGGAATAGATTGGGAGATTCAATTTGGCATGTGAAGCTAGTTGCT GTTAGCTTACCCTATATTGGGGATTCAACTGTTCCTACAATGAACAGACTATTTTCAATCATGGGTCCTCGTCTTAGCTGCTATAATCTATGGCAG CTGGATGGCCGTCCCATGAGCGGAGATATTGGACAAGGTGCCACTAGGGAAGCTATTGCATTTGCTGTTCATTTGGCTGCACTAAGAGATAGACCCCATG GTTTTTTGCAATTGGCTGGTGGCACCAACTTACAGACAGTTGATGGTTTGAAGAAAGCAGGACTGTTCCAGAAAACAGAAAATG GTTCACAGAAAGCTTTAATTGGTGGGGTAGCTTATGGTGGCTATGCAAGGAAG ATTGTTGGGAGAGTTTTAAGTCAGATACAATCCCATTATGGCCTGACACACATAGAGGATCACCCTGACTATTTCTTGGACGCGCTTAAAGGAGCCCTCACTTTGGTTGGAACTGTCAAATGCTACAATTTTCCTTCAGAAGTTTGA
- the LOC122645093 gene encoding acetylajmalan esterase-like gives MAIFKSSLLIHTSFHFLLLLLLLLLHPCNATRFIKSCSFDAIYQFGDSISDTGNLIREAPIGTATPFSHLPYGMTLSNAPTGRCSNGLLMVDYVAMALQVPLLNPYLKRDADFSHGVNFAVAGSTALETTFLAKQRIYAPVTNSSLIVQLDWFKTHLKSICSTETECRQKLGKSLFMVGEIGGNDYNYAFFQGKTMEEVESLISSVVQRIKDAVTEVIKLGATRVVVPGNFPIGCIPIYLTAFKSNDPAAYDELKCLKGLNNFAMKHNIQLQGAISLLREEHGSNIDIAYADYYTAYKWVLSHAPFLGFDVNSIQKASCGAGGEYNFNVTKMCGAEGVQVCSNPESHMSWDGVHSTQNGYRLMADWLLRDIMSKIRCFF, from the exons ATGGCGATCTTTAAGTCTTCCCTTTTGATTCATACGTCTTTccacttccttcttcttcttcttcttcttcttcttcatccctGTAATGCTACTCGATTCATCAAGAGCTGTTCATTCGATGCTATTTATCAATTTGGAGATTCCATATCCGATACCGGCAATCTAATCCGTGAAGCTCCAATCGGAACTGCTACTCCGTTTAGTCATCTTCCCTATGGTATGACACTGTCCAATGCCCCTACCGGTCGATGCTCCAATGGTCTTCTCATGGTTGATTATGTTG CAATGGCTCTTCAAGTCCCCCTTCTTAACCCTTATTTGAAACGAGATGCTGATTTTAGTCATGGAGTTAACTTTGCAGTAGCTGGATCTACTGCCTTGGAGACTACTTTTCTTGCCAAACAGAGAATTTATGCCCCTGTAACCAACAGTTCACTCATTGTGCAACTCGACTGGTTCAAGACACATCTCAAATCCATTTGCTCTACTGAGACAG AGTGTAGACAGAAGCTTGGAAAGTCTCTCTTCATGGTTGGAGAGATTGGAGGGAATGACTACAACTATGCATTCTTTCAAGGGAAAACCATGGAAGAGGTTGAAAGTCTAATTTCTTCTGTTGTTCAAAGGATCAAAGATGCTGTCACT GAAGTGATTAAACTTGGTGCAACAAGAGTGGTGGTTCCTGGAAATTTTCCTATTGGATGTATACCGATCTATCTCACCGCATTCAAGAGTAATGATCCGGCAGCTTACGATGAACTCAAGTGCCTGAAAGGATTAAATAATTTTGCAATGAAACATAACATACAACTTCAAGGAGCTATTAGTTTGTTGAGGGAAGAGCATGGTAGTAATATTGATATTGCATATGCTGACTATTACACAGCTTATAAGTGGGTACTTTCCCATGCCCCTTTCCTTG GTTTTGATGTGAACTCCATTCAAAAAGCAAGTTGTGGAGCAGGAGGAGAATACAACTTCAATGTGACAAAGATGTGTGGAGCTGAAGGAGTTCAAGTTTGCTCAAATCCAGAATCACATATGAGCTGGGATGGTGTTCATTCCACGCAGAATGGATACAGATTGATGGCAGATTGGCTCCTTCGTGACATCATGTCTAAAATCCGATGCTTCTTTTGA